From the Hemicordylus capensis ecotype Gifberg chromosome 1, rHemCap1.1.pri, whole genome shotgun sequence genome, the window TTTAACTATGCAGAAAATGTATTCCAATTTGTGTGAATAGAATCAGGATCCACAGTTTAAAGCCTAGTATTGATTTAACCTTCATTTATCAAGGGAAAAGCAAGGTGCACATTAGGTAGCACCTACAGGTGAtagcagcagtttttaaaagctatttttgTCTTGATTGACAAAGAGGCCTTATCTGAGACCCCAAGACCCATCACCAACATACGCCAACTTCTTCATATGAAATACTTGTGAAAAAATTTCCCCTTTAAAATAATTACTCCATAAAACACTCTGTATACATGGCtcagctcccagcttccatctCCCACATATTTGCAGTCATAGGATTTTCCTGCCTTGCGGGCTCCAAGCCCTGGCTTGCTTCCCAGTGAAGCTCCACTCCATGTACACATGGAGGCAGTGCACACAGATGATGAGGTACAGGCTAGGTAGTTTAGACACCAGTCTCATTTTTCTCATTAGTTTTAGGAAGAGGTTCCTCCTGCACCTTCTTCATCTCCAGCCCTTTCACCCACGTATAGACAAAAGAGCCACCTAGAACCATCATATTACTAGTCCACCATAAGAAGCTCTTGGTTTCCTCATAATAGCAGACAGCTAGCACTGTTTGGGCACATGCTTTTGCAGTCCCAGAGACATTGTGTGTTAGAGGGCTGGTGAATTTTATCTGGAGTCCAGTCACATAACCAATGGCAAAGCCAAACACCCCACTCAGGGTCATCATGCCCCAGAAATTGAGGCTCCCCAGCTTATCGAAATTGTAGAGCGTGTGGAACTCACTAAAGAGCAACATGAGTGGCAAGAATAAGATGCAGGCATTGATGTTGTTATAGAAAGTCAAGCGCCAAATGCTGCCATCCACAGCAGGCAGTACTTTTTTAGTGTAAATAGCATTCAGTGAGACGCAGAGGCTGGCCAGGATTCCGAATACTATACCAGTCCATGACAAAGTGCCTTCTGCTCCCTCCTGATCTATACCAAGCCAGAAGCCACCTGCAAAGCAAAGAAGATTGAGAACACGTTGGTGAGACTGGAGAAACAACCTACCAGCCTCTGAATAagcaagtaaaaacaaacaacttgGAGATTCTTATACTTCTGACTATGACAACTCATGCTTACTACAAAAGAAGGGGGAGTGAAGCTTCTTCAGCCTCACTGTTATTTCTTTGTGAATGTACAGCAAGATTGGCCTTTTCTGATTTTTCTGGAAATCTTAAAGGAAGAATATTGTAAACTTCCATCGATTGTAAGGAGCTCATGTTCTTGTTAAAAACCTCTCAGATTCTTTGAAAAACTTCTCATAAATAATAATTATGGCTCTGCAAGCTTACACACATTTTCTGGAGTGCAAGACCCACAGCATAGTCTGAAGGCCTGTGATGAAGTaaacttgctgaagctaagcggGTCTGGGCTGGGCATGGTGAGTGCCTAGATAGGAGACTGTCTGGAAACCCTAAGTACTGTATGTTGCCTTGAGCTccctgggggaaaggcagaaagTAAATGTATGTAACAAACAATCTCAATGAGACTTACTTTCAGGTAAACATGCATGGAATTGGGCTGCACGGAACATGTGACATACATACAAATGAATTTATACTTCCACAGTGTAGAATATGCATCAGAGGGGTACGAGGGAACAGAATGGGTATAATGATTGTTGAGATTGGTGGACCATTGGGCAGAGAGGAAAGGGAATTAGTGGGAAGGGAACAGGGGCCATATTGAAATACTAAGCTCAGAAAGTTACTACATCTAGTTTTCACTCTAAAATTCTTTGCTCACCAAATCTTCCTGCTCAGGTCCCCATCTTCTCTCTGAACTTTCCTCAGACATTGCCCATACATTTTAAAACTTATCATAAACAGAAGGACTaaaaccacttttttaaaaactgaaagtaTAAGTTCTCTATATGCATGTCACTATATGTTTATTTTATAGTGAACtagttgttgactgggcaaagtcattttgcgcaGATTACaattataggaaagttcaagaaattaaatagatgcaatagaatattttttttattaatgtgcttgcaaaagggaagtaaaagcagtttgaaatttgtaggattttaacttcaaatattattcattttattgaataattatatATGGTTAATTTGAATAatagtaaatctgaatctgagaaatatcttctgcttctcttgagcaTGATGTTTTGGAACTGTTGATCTGATTAACAGCAACAACTACTAATTACAAATTTGTTGTTCAATTTTTACtttaccaaaacaaaaacagtgtTATCACTTTAGTATCCTCCCAGTTGCTATAGTATTCCATTCTCAAGATTACTGGAAATTAACAAGAAACACACTTTTTACAGATCAGTTGAATGTCAGGCTCTACTTCTCTTTACACATATTAGATTTAAAGGACTATTTATTCCTCAGTTTGTCCTGCTGTAAACTGGGGATACAGTTTTCAAACTTTGTTTTCTACAATTGTGCCACATATACATGAAATGCAATGGTGTAATCTTGCAAGTAAAATCCATGCTCACCTTCAGCCCTGGTCACCAATGGAGAATAGAAATTTAATCAATATACATATATTAAAAGGATGGGAAGCAGCTATTTTCTAATCACTCTTCATCCACCCTGGGTGTAAGATATTTATTAAAGGATATTGCAGAGTAATTAATCTGCATAAGTAATATTGATAAGTACCCAacggctgcaatcctaggcacacttTATTGGGACTAAGTCCTGTTAGATTCAGTGAGCGATATTTCTGAATAGATATGCATAAGGTCAGGCTGCCTGGGGTATGGTAAGTGTGAACTAATCTACCAGGGTGTACCACATAAGGTTCTTCAGCTCTGGCCTTTCAGGAAAAAATTACTCACCTATTATCACTCCACAGGCCAGAAGGGCATACAAGGAAGTGGTTTGTTTTAGGAGCAGGTAAGAGAGCAGCACATTGAAGACGGTGGTGAGGGAGCGTCCCACGTTGTAGAAGGCCACCCCAACATATTTGAGGCATAGATTGTTGAAGGTGATCATGCCAATGAAGACCACTGAGAGGGGCAAGATACTGCGCAATACCTTGAGGTCCATGCGGATGGAGGGGAAGTCCAGGTAGCCTGGTGGGCAGCAGGAGGCCAGCAAGCTCAGTATCTTACAGACGAGGACAGTGACAAGGCACTGGTAGAAGGTGACAAAGAGCGGGGCTTCGAGGCGCAGTGTAGGGCTGCCCAAGAGGTACTTGTTGAGGAAGACCATGGTGATGGAGATGAACCAGTAAAGAGAGACCACCGTGGCGATCTGCACAGCCCTAACTAGAAACGAGGGCTGCCTGTTGCCGCTGTCGTCCTCTTCCTGCTGGAGCAGGGGGTCCGAGGAGTCGCTGAGGGCCATCTTGAGGATCGCAGATCGCTTGAGCTGGACCCTGTTCATGATGTGAAGGAAGGGGACGGGAAGTCAGAGAAGCAGGAAACTGCCTGCCAGTACCCACTCTTCTGCTGCCCGCGTCCTACAGGTCTGAGCTGCCATGCAAGAGGAGAGCCCTCTGCGCTTTCGGATCGCTAACAGCGGTCTGGTGGTGGGCTAGCGAGAGGAAGACAACTGCGAACTTAAGCGTATTTTACTTGGAAGGAGGAGGATCCAGTGCATTCAACGGGACGTGCTTCCAAGGAAACGTGTTTaagttgcaggagagagagaaagaactccGCGGGTCAGGGCAGCGAAGGAACCGCGGCGCTGCCCGTTCTTCCCCGGAGCCGGGAACCAGAAGAGGGAACCAAGTTGTACGCTTCCTCTCTTTGCTTTTGCCCACCAGGCCCTGCGCTTGGCTGCGGCTGCGCGGACGAGCCACGCTCATAGGGGCCCGGCTGGCTTAAAGGAGCCGAGTTCCCTTTCTCCAGCCTTCTTCTTCGCTCGGCCTTTGACTCTACCCGCCATCCATCCTAGTGTCCCGcgcaatcctgcaaggcctcccCACCAGGGCCGGCGCCAGTTTCGTACTCGGCAACATGCCTTTGGTGCCCGCCCCCGCGCCGGCCCACTCCCAACGCGCTCAGAGCGGTCTTGCAGTGAGAGCGAAAGTACGAGCCGGACGGAGTCGCACAAGAGTTCGCCTGCTTGCAAAGAACCGCTCATCCCTCTGTGCCAGCGCTCGCGCTCTCCCTGGTGGTAGGAGCGACGAGGACTAGGGCCCGGTGTGCCCCCCGCCATCCCACCCCACAGGCGAGTAGCCGAGAAACGAGCGGAGCCGCCTTCGCTGGCGGTGCTCTTCCTTTGGGTGAGCACGGTGCTTCTTCCCAACCAGTGCATGTCCAACGGCAGCGCGCAAGAAGCAGGCAGCGGCGAGCGGGCGGCCGCCCTTAGCTTGCTTGCCTGCGCCGTCTCTCGCTGAGCAGCGCTGATTTGGGGAGGACAGGTGAAAAACGGAGGCGTAGGCGGCGGGCGAGAGTGCACACACTCTCTGGGCAACGCTGCAGCTAGGGTGGGCTCAGCCAACGGTGTCACCTCCTTGGGGTGACTCCAGTGGGCGCGATCCCCCACTGCTGCTCTGGCACAGAGGGGCAGCCACTTCTCCTCGCCTGCTGCCTCCCTCTCGGCCCAGTACCCACAAGCAGCACAGGAGCCACTTTTGCTCCATCGGGAGAATGCCGGTGATGCCAGTGAGCAGAGATGGCAGcagtgccctccccccccccccccgatcgcTTGCTTGAGCAATCTCTCTCCCTGGGTGGCAGAGTGCAGCAGCCGCCACCGTCTGCCTGCGGGCTGGATAGGTGGCGTCGTGTGCTCGGCCCTGTTTCCGCCACTGCCCAGAGGGGAGAGCAAGTGCCAAGTGGGGTGAGCGAACTGAAGTGGAAACTTGCTTGCTTCGGTGGTCGGGGCGGAGTTTAACTGAGCGGCGCCTGGAACCGTCTCCCCGTGACCCTGAGCGGGGAAGAAACACCATTATACCCAATACTCACCGGCTTCTTACAGCTCGGAAACGTGGCTGATTGTTCTGCCAACTCCGCATGCCCCTATCACCTGTAGTATTTCCCGGATCACTCCTTGCTTCCTTGTCCTTGCCCTCAGCACCGCCCCACAGCCGGAGAAACACCAtctgtacacaaacacacacgacGTCGAGGGGTAGTCACTTCCTCTTGAGAGTTGCCAGCAGCCATTCATTTCTTCGAAGtctttctataccgcttttctaAAGCAAATTTtgcacaaagcggtttacaaaagttaaaacaagaacaCAATACCCAGAAatccttgtgttttttttttaaagggtggggaATTACAAACAACGACAGGTGCAGCAGAATAaacttgtttaaaattgccctgcggccagccccccaccccttcagcagGGTTTGTTGGAACAGCTGAAAAACAGGCAGAAAACCAGCAGGTAAATTTCCCCCATTGCTGTAACTTCAGAGGGCAGGGAAAATATCATTTGCTGAGTTTCTGTTTCTTGCAGCTTTCCTTGGCTTTCCTCTCTGCAGAACAACTACTATTGCTCTGATCTTGTGTCAAAAGGCTACAAAGTAGTGGGGTGAAGTTGAATCTGAATAGGAACTGCCAAGTTGTGCAGCGCAATCCtataaatcccactgtgttcagtggggcatacgcaggggcgtagcaaggttggagtgggctcagagacaagattttaaaatgccccccctcactgaagttagtttatatctatatctatatatctatctcctatgtgccacaatagaacatcatcctaaattatttttttttaaggttttgtaaattgtggacgatgcaagtcatttaatggtactagagaaagatatgctgttctggtagctccaggtcttaacactcacatcaatatcagaggatgaatacaactgaaggaagcctggggggGGGTgagcgtggctgggggagtcagtcatgtgacttgcctctgtgggggccccaaggcagtgggcccccagacaactgtctccccttgccctattatagctatgccccatgGCATACGGCCCAGGTAAGTATACAGAGGATTGCAGCCCTGGTCTGAGAATCCTATAAATTCAACTGGATTTATAGGAATTAATACTtacttaattaataattaattaatcaatcgagaaggcagatctggccacagttacccatgccttagtcacgtcacggctggattactgtaacacgctctatgtggggctgcccttgaagaatatccagaaactgcagctagtgcaaaatgcggctgctagggttttatctggagctgcccggtagGAGCACATCAcattcattttgaaagagctggctaccagtttgtttccaagtccaattcaaggtgctggttttgacctttaaagcgcttaacggtttgggcctgggatacctgagggaccgcctgctctcaagggttactgcccgcttgacgaggtcatctgagggggctctgctctgggtgccaacaatgagggaggcttggttgtcatgcagggccttctctgttgctgcccccagactctggaatgctctcctggtggctgttcgttcctctgtctccatcacggcttttagaaagagtgtaaaatcttggctttttgcccaggcatttatttgattctctgctgctgctctttgtactctgttttgcttttatgcttttgttttaaaattttaatcagatttgtttaatagttttcacttaatattttaattgtgtcttttttaccatcttgtttttaaatcttgctgtaaactgccttgggattgttttaatgaaaggcggtatataaatttaacaataaataaataatactaaatgTAATTTAgtgccactctgcacatgctcaaatgcatTCTTatcttattaattaataataataattaaaatgaatgggaatCCAGTCCTATTCTGCTGCAGTCATGGCCCCATTTTCCTTGACTAATGCAATTCTAAACAAACCTCTCTAGGAATAAGGCCAACCGAATGCAGTAAgtgttacttccaagtaaacacactTAGGACTGGACTGCCACCCTCTTAAAATCTGCCCCTGCAGACTGGAATCTATCTACCATTCCTCACCTCACCAACTCCTCATATGCTGCCACACGCAGTCTGTTCTGCATAGGAAATCATGCactgaagaagatgatgatgattaagattaacaacaacaacaataataaataagataaaaatgcatttgagcatgtgcagattgGCATTATTGAGGGCCCAGAGTCAAGCCCTTCACAATTTGGTGTCAATCAAGGGCAAAGGTGGCTTACAGACCCAgaatgatccacttgtggaactctctgccacaggatgtggtgacagccaacaacctggatggctttaagaggggtttggatggcttcatggaggagaggtctatcaatggctactagtcagagggctgtgggctacctccagcttcaaaggcagggtgcctctgagtaccagttgcgggggagtaaatGGCAGGAgaaatggcatgccctcaactcctgcctgtggcttccagcggcatctggtgggccactgtgcgaaacaggatgctggactggatgggccttcttgggcctgatccagcagggctgttcttttgttcttaatgTCTCACCCAGCGAACCAAACAGTCGTCAGCCCTGGCTGCCTCGTCTGTATTTCATTCAGTGGCTTCCCAAGGGAGCGTCCCTCCCATACCCGTCGCAGGGGGGGAGATCAAGCCTCCTTGCCCTCCACGCTAGTCAAGCGTGGCTCCAGGGGAGGGACAAGTAGggtgccccccccacctgcccccatttctgtttcacaaatgaaatgccccctgccccccccccccccgcaatttgtTTCTAGTGCCGTCACTGGCTACGGCCGAAGAATTTCCCcatcttttggggggtggggcggggcgttGGGTTACGCAGGTGGTCCAAAAAGCACCTGTTGTCCAGTTTCTCGGTTAGTAACCAAGTTTCCTCCCCCTCTACGTTCGCTCGCAGTCCCTAGGAAACCCGGGAATCCTCCCAATTTCGTGGCTGTGGGTTGCGAGgcgttcccaaccttggctcctCCCTCCCCAGATCCGGCGACGGCTCCCTtcggccactgggactggggtgGTGGAAGCTGCACTGCAACAACAGAGGGGACCCAAAAAGTTGCGGGAATCGGTGCCTTAGGATATAATACCACGCCCTACCCCTACTACCCTTACACGTTCATGATTTCCAGGAGGGCCGTTAACCGTTTCAGAAGTCTGAGAAGCGTCAGAAATCTGCGCAATCTAGTTGCTGTCATGTGCGGCTTGAAGGACACATGCTGCCCTctgctgatggaaagcatacattGAGGATTTCATTATTTCTTTTTCGGATACTCCCAATAGTATCCATGGAAAGTTGGCCTGCAGGTTCGTCCATGCCTATATGGAGAAGTAAACCCTGTTAAAGTCACTgggccttacttctgagtaagaatGCTTACAGTTGCCTTGTAGAATAAACATATGCCCTTTGCATCCTATGGAGTCATTCCGGGAATTATCATTAATGAAGTTTGTCCTTTTGGAGTCCTCCCCACTCTTTGTCCATCTTCAGTGCACGATTTCCTATGCAGAACAGACTGTGTGTGACAGCATATGAGGAGTTGGTGAGGTGAAGAATGGTAGATAGATTCCAATCTGCAGGGGCAGATTTTAAGAGGGTGGCAGCCCAGTCCTAAGTGTGTTTTACTTGGAAGAAACACTTACTACATCCAGTTGGCCTTATTCCTAGAGAAGTTTGTATATATAATTGTATTACTCAAGAAAAATGGGGCCATGACTGCAGCAGAATAGGATTGGATTCTTATTCAGATGGCTGCAATCTGAATTCCTGGTATGCATTTGCCATAAGAAGGTATACATTTGGCATACCAGTTATCTgcctagtctagcattctgtttccaacagtggccagccagataccTTCTGGGAAACTTTCAAGCaagagcagggcatgaaggcagcagtcctccctcACTTCTCCCCAGCATTTGGTATTCAGCAACATATTGCCTCTCAGCTTGGAGGTTCCACTGAGCTATAATATTTAGTAGCCATCTAGAGGCTTTTCCTCTGAGAATTTGCCTACTCCTattaacccctccccccaaaaaaccccataaaaaacaaagcaacaacaacaacaacaaaaaacacccagTCTAAGgcagtggctatcaccacagctAATGGTAATACATTCCATATAAGAATAAATAGAATTAGttcctttctttttcaaaatgcCCCTCTATTGTTTATAAATGTATTTTTCTGGAAGTCCTATGGGAGAGGATGGTGAGGGGCTCTGGTGTGCTCCATTCAGCATTTAAAGTTCCACCGGAAGGATTAACAGTAAATATCTCCATGAGGTTTAGGGAAGATGACAGAAGTAACACTCTGTGGTGGATGTGGTTTTAAGAATTGCAGTGTGCCTTTAAGTGGTTTGGAAGTGTAAGCCAGCTGAAGGGACTCCATAGATAAAAAGGGCAGGAAGCACAGAAGGAGAGCTTGCTCAGCTCTGATTGTGTGATACGTCTTTTGAGAACTGATCTTAATAAAAGTATTTTGTGGACAGTGGACCTTTCTATGGTCTTGTCTTGGATACAACACACTCCAAAGAGGATGACTGATGTTTATAGTCTGAGCTGAACTGAAAGAACTACCTACCATACTTATGGCTATATAACGACTGTAGTTATGAATCGCTCATCCAGAGCATTTTTCTTGCAGAGTCGGGCAAACAGCATTTATATTGCTATTACACTGGGACAGTTTCCTGTCAATTATGCTAGCTAGAAATGGAAAGCTAGATCATTATTAAATGGAAGTGTAGATTTCATCACATATTAACAAACGCAATGCAGAATTCAGTCTAAAATGTCTGACATGTCTGTGCAGTACACTATGCTTGAACAGACTCAAGCATAAATGAATAACACAGTTTATTATGGAGGACGGTGTGTAGTGAATATAGGACAGGAGGTCATCCTTACATGGAGCAGTTTCCTTCTCAATTACACAGGTCACAGCATCAAGATGGTAATTGATATTAGAGGAGATATTATTCCTGGCACAACTTGGTGATATTCCAGCACCTTCGTGGTTTGCATGTGGCATTGTGAATCAATAAGATAAGGACCTTGTATA encodes:
- the SLC35C1 gene encoding GDP-fucose transporter 1, with the protein product MVFLRLWGGAEGKDKEARSDPGNTTGDRGMRSWQNNQPRFRAVRSRVQLKRSAILKMALSDSSDPLLQQEEDDSGNRQPSFLVRAVQIATVVSLYWFISITMVFLNKYLLGSPTLRLEAPLFVTFYQCLVTVLVCKILSLLASCCPPGYLDFPSIRMDLKVLRSILPLSVVFIGMITFNNLCLKYVGVAFYNVGRSLTTVFNVLLSYLLLKQTTSLYALLACGVIIGGFWLGIDQEGAEGTLSWTGIVFGILASLCVSLNAIYTKKVLPAVDGSIWRLTFYNNINACILFLPLMLLFSEFHTLYNFDKLGSLNFWGMMTLSGVFGFAIGYVTGLQIKFTSPLTHNVSGTAKACAQTVLAVCYYEETKSFLWWTSNMMVLGGSFVYTWVKGLEMKKVQEEPLPKTNEKNETGV